The nucleotide window GGAAATTAAAGCAATTAGGTGGCGTGCGGCCTACGCTAAGGCGTTAGAAAAGGCCGCAAGTACGTTTCCGTAAAGGTGCGCAAAGACGCCTCATCCCCGGGGTAAATCACCCCTTTCGGGCTTAGCATCAATGACTGGGTCAGTCGCATTATCATTTCAGACAGCATCAGCAACGGTACCTGACGGATGTGACCCAACTGCTGGCCACGATCAATTTGCATGGACAGATACTGGCAGGCAAAAGTCATGATGATTTCGAAATCCGTGGTCAAATATGGCAGCACATGATCCGGCTCCGATTTCAGTAAGCGTTGCAGCAATTCATTACTGTGCACCAGCATCGAGAAGCGAATAAACGCTTCCAACAGCCCATCAAGTGCCGATGGCAC belongs to Ketobacter sp. MCCC 1A13808 and includes:
- a CDS encoding TetR/AcrR family transcriptional regulator; translated protein: MNLEIPSILLKEDEDATNQRILDSARSLYIEFGLRRTTMEDVAKRAGMGRATLYRRFSEKDQLFKAVILRDLQRHIVIIEKEIAQVPSALDGLLEAFIRFSMLVHSNELLQRLLKSEPDHVLPYLTTDFEIIMTFACQYLSMQIDRGQQLGHIRQVPLLMLSEMIMRLTQSLMLSPKGVIYPGDEASLRTFTETYLRPFLTP